The genomic stretch TCTCATGGGAGTGGGCAGGAGCAAACCCAAGGGGCGATGCTTTGGGGCTGCTGGGCAGAAAGGAGGGCAGCGTGGCTCTCCAGCTGGGTTTCTGCATCTTCTCAGTGCCCTCCTTtgtgttcagcctgcagaagcgCATTGCGGAGTGCCGGTACTGGCCCGTGGAGGTCTGCAGGATGTCTGTGGCCTCACCCAGCAAAGGGAAAACTAGCAAAGCTGACAAGGTAAAAGTGGGGAGGGATATGTTGTTCTGGCTTGTGGAGCAGCATTGCATTATCGAGCATTTTCCTTTCAATGCTTTTGTAATACCAAAACCAGCCTTGAACCAGCCAAAGCGAGTCAGAGAGCTAGAGGCTTTGTAAAGGGATTAATCAGCCTTATAGAGCTGTTAAATAGACAAAGgctaatattttttccttatagcaTACAGAGCTCTCGCTGACTGTCTGCGGTAGCTTGGTGGAAGGGGGTCGGGGAGAGGGTGCTTTTTGAGAATTGAGGTAATTCACTGGGCTTATCTTCGGCCAATGGGCTTTTGGAGCATCTTGAAGAAATTCATGCCTTCTTTCTCGGGGTGTAAATAAGTTATACTTTTGCACATAAACTGGCATGGCTTAACAAAGAAACAGCCCCTTAGCTAATCATTCTGTTCCTGGCTCCTGAGAGCTCTGAGAGCTCCTAATCTGTTCCAGGGCAAAGTCATCTAAGTTGCGCTCTTTGGTGCCAGCATTTTGCAGCTCTGACAGAGATCCTTCTCCCTTACCCTCACCTGCTGCTAGCCCAGACTCTCAGACTTCCTTAGCTACCTGATTTCTCTCAAACCCAAGATGCACAGCTCTGGTAGAGTCGCTTGGATTTCTAACTACACGGTTGATAATTTTGCAGCTGTATCTCAAAAAGACCATCCTGAGGAACGGCACAGGGTGGGCATTAGAGAGAAGAGCCACCCTGCAGGGACTGGGATAAAATTGATATTCTACATATCAAATTACTCCAGTGTATTCGTCCAGGTTGTCTCGGCTGTGTGCCAGTGACAGAGAGCCACTGGCTCATCAGGTCCATCAGTTTGCTGTGTGGCCTCTTCTTAATGGGATCGGTGACCTTGTTTCCTTCCAGAGAATAACAGTCCGTTCAGTATCTCAGTCCCTTGCTCTGTGTTTCCAGGGAGATGAGGACAAGCAGATTTTCTTCCACGGCGTGGCGTATGTCAACATGGTGCCTTTGCTGTGCCCCGGTGTGAAGCAGGTCCGAGGCGCTTTTCGTGTCTTTACCTATGAAGACAGCGAGGTGTTTGAGAAGGTGAGAGCAGGccaggcagccaggctctgctccagctccgCAGCTGTGTTTGTGCAGAGTGGGGTTGGGAGCAGAGAGCATGGGCAGCGTGGGATTTGGGAGCAGGCGGCACAGGCAGCGTGGGATTTGGgagcaggcagcgcgggcagcgtgGGATTTGGGAGCAGGAGCGTGGGCAGCGTGGTCTTTGGGagcaggcagcatgggcagcacGGTACTTGGAGGCTGGCTCTGAAACTTCACTGCCCTTCTGGTGATGGAGAAAGATAACGAGACAAGCTTTTATGTACAGACTTCTCAAAGGCAGGGGATTTCTGggcatgcaggagcaggtttggggGCTGAGAGAGGCTCTGAATCTCACTCCACTCccttctctgccagcagctgagtagaaggctcctctctccccagcctgGAACACGGGCAAATGAACTGCGTTGCTGGGAAGAGCAAACAGTGGCTCTAAAAGGATAGCGTTACCCCAGGCAACAACCAAAAAAGCTGTCACTGGAGCTCTTTCAGCTGTAGCTCGTGGAGGTTTATTTGTCTTTGCATTTCCCCCCGCTCTGTTACTAAGAGTGACAGTTACATCTCCATTTTCCTACAGTACTCTCAGAACAGACCTGAGCTTGTTTCAGGAGGGCAGAAGCACAGCCTGGTTTTTCTGCCGACGGCCCCCGTAGCGCTGCTGTCCAGGCCGCAGGAGCCGGGTGAATTacagcccttctccctgcctccatgcTCCCGCTGGCTGTTGCAGAGCAGGGCTAGGCAGCCAGCGGTTCGCTGGTCTCTGCTTTGCCGCCGTGATTAATGGCCTCTTGGCTGCATGGTACTCCTTGTCCTGGAGCATTTATCTGTCGCGAGTGAAGTGACACATGCTCTCTCTGTTGTTCTCATTCTCTGGTTTTGTGGATGCTTTGGGCTGCTCCTTGGCCTTCGTCTAGACGGTCTTGGCGTAGCTGCTCCAtcctctccccagcatcccctcAGTTCTTGCTAGCCCATATAACAGTGACAGCTGGGAGGGAACCGCCGGTCTAGGTGGTCAAGCAGTGTGTAGACAGACAATATGAAAAACCTGTTCCTTGCGATTCACTGACGTGTGTCAGGGAAGCTGCTCCACACCAGAAGGTGAGCCAGGAGCCGAGAGTCACTGCAGGGCAGGTGGGGGCACCCAAAAAATTGCAGAGCAGACCTAGTGAGGGTAGCCAGATTCATCCAGCAGTCCGCATCACCAGGCAAGTCCAGGATCAAGCCAGGAATTCCGACCGGTGGGTCTGGCCAGGATCGGGGCAGCATGGGGCTGGGCTCCAGCAAATCTACCACATAGCTCGGGCAAGAATCAAGGGCCAGCATCTCAGTGAAAATGCAGCTCTCGAGAGAAGACAGGGAGACCCCACTGAGGCTTTCTCAGGCAGCTCTTTTCATAGCAGTCTAACCTGAGGCTACACAGCTATACGGTATCAGAGCTGGCCTTGAGTACCAGCAGCTAAACTCCTAGGAGGGGAGGACGAGGTTGCAGAGCTTCTTCATGCATTTAGGACCCTGACAATGTGTTTCGCGATGTGAGAGGTTAAGGCAAAGGGGTGGGGAAACCTCGTTTGTCCCTTGATTCCCTCTgttccctctttttttcagaCTGGAAGTCAGCACAGCGTTTTCCGGGATCTCAGGTCGCAGCTCAGTCTGACTAAGGAAGGGCCGTGGACCCCAGGAATCAGTACTCCCCTTTCCAGAGCTGTTCCCAGCAAGACTCAGaaggaagacagggagaaaatCTCCAAAGATAAGGATTCCAACAGAAGGGTAAGGTCTAGAGAGGCATACTGCAACATGGTTGCTCCATTTCCACATCAGAGGTAGCTGGGGCATGCAGAAACCAGGCTGACGCTGTGTTGCCTCAGCCAAGTGAGAGATACTCATTATCTTGAAATTTTAGTACATGCTGCCTGAACAAGTGTACAACTCACATCCTGAATTTGCGAAGGTGTGAGGTTTATTGAATCGGAAACGAGacgtcttttctttttcttcaatagATGTCCAACGCGCCCAAAATCCAGTTGTCAGATGCCACTGTAGAAGCTGAAAATGTCCCATACCTCAGCCTTGATGGACAGGTAATTATGTATctccaaagagaaggaaagactgCTAGACCATCACTGCGCCAGTGTCTTGCACCTTTCACGCAATTAAATTCTTCAAGCGTGAGTTGGACAAGGGATGTTTTACGTAGATGCTGTCCTGGAGTTCTTCCAGTGACGTCCAGCTGGAGGGCAGTCTAGCATTGGGCTAGAAGGTCTCTGTAAATAATCAGGCGTTTATTTAGAAATGTTCCTTCATAATTTGGCTTCTTCCTCAAAACATCTAGAATGCATATTCATTCTGCAAGCGGATTGATTATCTgggctttctcctttttcctagACTGGTTTCTTGAGCTGAATTTTGCTGCTGTAAATCATTCTGAGGGCAGGTTATAAAACAAGCTGTATCTCTGCAGTCTGAAGAAGATTTGCTGAAGATCTGTAGCTATACGCTCAGTCTTTCATCATGCCAGTAATGGCTCTAGACAGCACGACATTGAGAGAGCAATGTTTATCTTCACAGCAATACGTTGAAGCAGGAACGTTCCTGGTGATGGAGATAAAGCTGGACAAGGCCTTGGTACCCAAGCGACTGCGAGAGGAGCTCACCGCACGGTGCGTAAAGACGTGCTGTAATTCTGGGGCTGACAACTCATTTCTGCAGGATAGAAACAGGGCTGTACGGCGAGCCACTCCCTTGGAGTGCTCTGCAAGGACCAACTGAGGGCCTGAGCCAAAGCCCACTGGAATCAGAGGGAGGATTTGGCCAGACTGCTTAAGAGATGGCATCTGGTGTGTTGGGAAAACACTTGCGTTCATCCGAGCTGGCATCTCCCTGCCATTCCTCTCAAGGAGAGAGACACCAGAGCAGCACAACAGGGTCTGCGTTCCCATCCGGGCTTTGTTTCCCATTAACCTCTGTGGGCTTGCCTCTTGCACGTGATGTTCAGCTGCTCGGTCAGGACCGGCCACCGGTGTGGACTGCCCTGGGTAGCACTGCTGTAACTTCAACATAgcattctgtggggtttttttcctttttggaagttTTGTCACAATCTTCTACCCATTCCTCGGCTCTTACATTAGTTTCCGTATCATTCTGCTGTAGTGctgctccctcttctctgctgcttcGAGTCTTTCGCTCTCTGTTTGATTTGAGGCAGTTGCTTCCTGTCCAGTGGTAGCCTTGCTGCGTTACAGTCTAGGAAAGGCCTAGCATGTATAATTTAttgaataaaaaagagaaaatgtagcaAATGAATAAAGTATAACATGCGCAGGTGGTATGTCTCTCTCAAACAGAAATATGACAGCAGCCGTTCTTTGAAGGGAAAGTATGTGTGTTGTCTTCTGTTCTGCCTGCTGTCTTCTAGGAAGAAGAGGTTGAGGAAGGTGAACCCCCCTTTACCTTCTCCTGGCCCTTTTTATACCATTCCTACTCTACTGCCACTTGCGTGAATTCAGTGTAGTTCCTCCTCGTTCACCTGCCATGCGCAGCTGCAGATGTCAGGCCTGAAAATTCAGCCCTCCCGAGTCGTGGGAAAGGCCCTGTCTGGGGGGGCTCCAGCTGTCGCCACATACGTGTGTCCTAGCAGACGAGATCAACAGGGGATCTTTTCCCGGAGGGATATTTAAATACTTACCTTAGTAGCAAACCATAGCTCTCTTTCTTGAGCTCCATCCAAAATTCTCTGTCAGCCTCCGCCTGGCCCTCATCGCTCGCTTGCTTCCCCCaggttgttgttggttttctttttctcatctgacAGCGAAGCAGTTTGGTTTTCATCCGTACCACTGGCGGAGGTAACGCGTCAGCGACGGGTGCTGTTCTGAGGCTGGGCGAGGGTGGGACTGTGAGCGTGGGAGCTGCACTACCCACTTGTTCGGGCTTTGTGGCTTCCCGAGGAGCGGTGACGGGTCTCTGCAGAGCAAGGGGACCGCTCAGGGCCACGGCACTAGACCGCAGAGCAGAGAGTGCGAGAGGGGTTTGTGTGGGAGAAGTGGCCGGCGCTCGGGACCTGGAGAAAGCAGCTGGCCAGGGGCTCTGTAAGCTGGCAGAACAGTTACAGGAGTGGTTTATATTTGGCGGGGAATAAGCAATTTGCTTCGCTAATTGGGTAGGAGCCATCACGGGGATGTGACACCTTTGCTTGGTGGGCTGAATTGTGTTCTAAGGACCAAAGGTGTTTTGGTACCAGCAAGCAGGAAATCTTGATAAAAATCCAAATGAATGTAGGCTGATTTGACACCAAGGATTTTAGTAAAATCTTAGTAAAAATTATGGTAATCCTAAGGGCTTTTGATCCATATTTGAAAGGTCATTTTAACCCTAGTAGTGGTACAAACAGGGCTGGTACGGTGTCGAGGAGTCAGTGCGTGGCCAAGGGACGAGGTGCCACAGCTGCACGGTGGGATGGCAGGAACTGATGAACCGGGTGGCCCGGGGTTTACAGTGATAAAATTCTTCAGAGCTGTCCTCAGGTTGGTACCTTTCCTACAGCTGTTCTGGCAGACCCAGGAGGTTGTGAGTTAAAGGAACAGCAGCTTGATAAGAAGATCTGCTTCTCTAGGAGAGTGGTTTTGATTGCTAGCAATAACAAATGTTAACCCTACCTGCTGGGCTGAGCTTCTACGATAGTTTTTGTGTGATGGGCCAGTCAAACCCAGTGAAAAGAACAACTGAATAAATCTTATCTAATCCCCATGGAGTGTAATCATCAGCAGGGAGCGAGGCAGCAGCTAGTTATCTCATTATGATGAGCTACGAGCACTGAATGTAGGTGCCTGGTCTTTACAGTTCATTCTTGGTCTGAGACTTcggtttccccccctccccgggtcCCCGCGAGGCGTCTCAGGGATTCGGCAACAGGCTGGAGCCCTCGCACTACAGGCTGCCTGCGCCCAAGACAAGCCAGCGTTGCTGGCAGTGCGTCTGCCTGATCTCTTCCGTCCTCTCGCCGACAGGGTCAAGCAGATGATTCCTCCTCGCCCTCCGCTGCCTCCCCGGACTGCGGGAGCCAAGAAGGTACGTGCAAGAACCTGTGGCCTTGCCACCActctgccacctcctcctgccctcatCCCTCTCACACAGGAGAATCTTCGTTCTCAATCTCAGCCCCATCTACATGAGGTTTGAAgaggaaatacacagaaaagaaaacttgagaAGTGTTGTCTTCCCAGTAGTATGCCTTGGGAAAGCATTCCTGGGCTGCGTCACCTATGTTCACAGCCCATACGAAGGGGAGAGATCTAGCAAAGGCAGGGAAGGTGGCAGTGTGGGGGTGTTTGGAAGGAAATAGGATGCTGGGGAAAGAGGTTACCAGAATCTTATGTTTACCCCGGGCAGTCCCAACAGCTTCTTGTCTCAGACTAGCCCATGTGCTTCATCAGACCCAGACAAACGCGAACAGAATCAGCCCCGACCACTCTCAGGTCACCCAGAATTTTTGAGGACTTTTGTGGGTGTGACATGTTCAGAAAACGGTCTGAGAGCGCTGGCTCGTCTTCTGTGGGTACAGAGCAGCTGTCGAAGGAGAATGTCCTCGGATGGCCCCTGGCCGATGGTGAATTCAAAGCAATGGTggggaaagaagcagcacttcaaTAACTgaccccagtgctgctgcagaaTTGATTTGTGTTGGACTGTCTGGAGTGCACAGTGATACGTTTTGATTATCGCAGCACATGGAAGCTTCTGCCACCAAGATTATGGATATTACAGACTCTGCCGAAGAGGGCTGGGCCATGGGTTTAAAAGGCTCCCAGCAAATGAGATATATTTTACTTACAGCCAATTACACTGCTATAGAAGAGACGACGATGACTGAAATACTGGGTTCTGATTGAAAAATATAGCAGGAGCAATATCTAATTATGAAGGAGCTCTTTTGTATTTACATGTAGATGTTTCACAGCCCTCAGGCATGGACAGGAAGGGATGCGTGACAGACTAATTGAGACTTGAGCCAGGTGGAGTTTATGGGAGACGTGGGCTCtggcaaataaaatacatttcaaggtTGGTGGCATAAGTGACTTGTGAagtttgattatttatttatttcctaggCCGTGGAAGATTATCACAACCACGTCACGAGCATTGCTGTTGCCATCTTAAGAGAATACCATGAGCTGTTTGGGAAGTGGCCGCCTGACCGGGGAGCAATAGACCACCAAACCCTGGAGGAACAGAAGCGTCAGCTCAACTTCGAGCTCAACAGCTCTGGGAAATATTTCGCTTTTAAGGAACAGCTAAAGGTAAAGAGTCCATTGTGCTTTTCGCTTCCCTACTTGTTTTGTCCTGGCAGTTTCTCAGTGAGGAACTGCTGCTCCACGGTGGTAATTTAGGGCGATGCGTTGCTCCAGAATCCCTTCCTGCCAGTCGGGGCTGTTGCAGTGGGCATGAGGAGGGACAGGGTTTCCCTCTAACGGAGCGGGCACCAAGCTGCTTTGGTCACGCACCAGGAGAACCATTCCTGTTAAAGAGGGGAGACCCCAAAGCTGATGACATCCATTTGCCCCATGCTCATAGCCTGAGGAAGGCAAAGCTGACTGCTCTTGCACGCTtgcagctggtgctggcagcaAGAGGGTTCCCCTCTCTCAGCTGGTCGGCCTCGGCCACGCTCTGCCCGGAGACCCCTCTCTGTGCCGAGGGGACCAGCCTTCCCACACGTTGTTCCTAAAGGGGCACCAGTGTGTTAgggagagccagggctggggggtgggaaAGCAATTCACccctgcttgcttttcttccttttatcagTGCTGGGCTGGATTTCTTCCTCAGAACTAAGTTGGAGCTTTAGGCAAAATCAGTGTGTTCTGGCTCTGTATCATTACACTTGTGGAGCTggtggggggcgtggggggagcCTGCCTTGTCCAACAGTAGCATGTCTCTACAGTACGCTGTAGTGAAGATTGTGAGGGAGAAATACCTGAAGACCACAGCATTTGAGACCCAGGAGCAGTTCCAGGCATTTCTCAGTGAGCTCTACGTGTACCTCGTGGACCAGATGCATGTTGCCCTGAACCAGGTAGGGAGAAACCCTGACATGTGTCCGGTCAGCTGGGATGGGTGATTTAGGACACGGCTTCACTGTGGATCCAGGGCTTGACGCTGCGTCTAGTGAAGGCGGGGGACTTTTGCCTTCAAGACAGAGGCAGACTCAAGCTTTCATTTGCTGCAGTTATCGCACGTGGGCCCCGAGCCACACTCAGAGGCAAGATCTGGTGTATCTGTATCCCACTGCTACAAAATCCTGATGGTGGGATATGTGCGAGATGCCACTGGTAAAAGCTGCGGTAGCTGGCTcgtggggaggggagctgggtcTGTGCCACCTGCCCCTCACCTGGGCAGAGCACAGGCCTTCCAGCATGAGCCGGGGTCACCAGTAAGTGACACCACGGAGGAAGTCTGAAATGGTCTTGATCTAGGGGATGCTTTTACTTGTCACAACTTTCAATAATGGATATTGCCCCATCCCTGTGCGGCCGAGGTACCTGTGAATGACAGGAGCGTGTCCAACCGCGACCAGGAGCGGGGACAGCTTGCCTTTCCAACCCGCCCAGCCCCAGCCGTTCCAGGCTGTACTCGGCGCAGTGCTGGACCGGGGACTGCTGCTGTACTGCCATTACGTGAACCGTTCTCACCCTCCCGAGGCTAACGCTCTGTCTCGCTCCTTACCAGCTACTGTCCGAGGaagctgcttcccctgcccctctgTCCCGCACGACCGAGGAGCAGCTCTGGCTCTTTGCTCATGAAGCTGAAGTCAACAAGGACTACAAGCTGGCATCTCTCTACCACCAGCAGGTAAAGGAGCCCCTGTCCTTTCCTGCCCGTCTCCCGTGTGTctgggctggcagccagcaggCCATCGTGGCGGCTTGGGGCCTGTCTTGCCGACAGCTCAGCCAGCCCTGACTGTTGTGTAGCGAGGAAGGGGGCGAACGTGACCAGGATGCTCAGGCTGGATGTGTGAGGGATTTTCTAGGGAGATGCTGCTCTCTGGAGGATATGAGACAGAGGCTGGCCAGGTCACTGAGGACTTCAGCCTGGAGGCCAGGGGAAATGGGATGAGCTGGTCCAAAAGGCGTGCTGGGTcagcactggggacactgggccCTCTAACAGGAGGCTAGGAGGAGCTCAGCTGAAGCTGGAGGATGTGTTAGGTGAAGGAGGCTTCGAGGAAGCCCAGCATATCCCAGTTAGGGAAACCCTAGCACGTGACAGACAAGGGTTTGATTGTTGCTAAACTGGGCTGGGGTGGCCAGAGGAAAGCCGTGGTCAGCCCGGAGCTGACTCCCCAGCCCACTGTGCGTGCTGCGTGTGATTGCAGCAGTCCTCACTCCAGCAGCGATCTCTTGTGTCTAGAGGGTAGCTCAGGACCAGTGCAACATCCAGTCCTGGCTGGACTATGGGGCGTTCTGCCTCCTTCTTGAGGAGACAACCAAAGCCCAGGAGTGCTTCCAGCAGGCTCTTTCTCTGGACCCCCATCACATCCAAAGGTGCCGTGTGCTCCCGCACgggtgggtgggagggtggggggtgtcccccccccgctgCCTGGGGCCTGCAAGGCTAACCTGTCCGACCCTGTCCCCAGCTTGCTGCTCTGCGGGGTTGTGGCTGTCGTGCTGCAGCACTACGAAGAGGCAGAGATTTTCTTTGAGGATGCCTGCTGCTTGGAGCCATCCAGCGTTGTAGCCTGGACGCTTTCAGGTACAAAAGCAACCCAGCCTATGTGCTCAAGGCATTCCCCTAGAGCCAAGCGTTGCTTCTGCCCCTGCTCCTCTTTTCCCTGCTCTAACGTGAGGGCTAAGGGAAGGATTTTGCTAAGGCTCAGATGTCTGCTTACGCTGCTCTTTCTGCCTCCCATAGGTTTGTTTTATGAGCTGCAGAATAATAACGTTCAGGCGGAAATGGCCTTCCGTGAGGCTAAGAAGCTACTGCAAGCACAGCTTGCCAAGGAGAGGAGCATCCCTGAGGCTgctgagggagaaggagggaaaaagcatATTTCTGCTGCGTGTGTGAGGTCTCCCAGCCCCGGCCCAGAAGAGTGCTTGCCAGGTAACGCCGGGCAAAACCAGGAGGTGCCCTAGCACCAGCAAGGAGGGGGCTCGGAGCAGTGTGGGAGATGGTGAAcagtggcaggagaggagaaattTCTAAGTATTTCTAAgaggagaaatacaaagtgtaaAGGAAGAAGATGTGGACCGTGAACTAGAACAGGCTGACCAGGAACTACGCCAGCAAGAGACAACAGCAGCAAGCGTGCTGCTTTAACTGATGAAGCTTTCCGAAAGCAGCACAGCCGATGCCTTGTCTTACCTGCAGCCTAGCAGAGGGACtgatctttgcatttatttttctgccccAGCCCAGTGCCGCTGATATACCGATGTGGAGGAAGCGAGCGTACTTTTTGAGGCTttgggagggcagagctgcccctgtGGCAGTCATACATTAGGGTCATCCAGGTTTAGCTTTCATGAAAGCTGTGGCTGTGACTTCCCCACACAGCTTGGAAAGCACTGCCTCACCAATTCAAAGAGCAAAACAGCTGCTCGGTGGTGACCCTGAACCAAAGGCTTCCTTTGGAGCCTCACTGCATGCAGCCTCACCCTGAGCCAAGACTTTCTGTCCTGAGTCCCAAATATTTGGCCAGGCTGCGGGAAATGTCGGCCGGCTTTATTTTTAACGTTATCACCTCTTCATGCAACGTGcctcaggcaggcaggcaggcctcGTGTCATATGCCCTTTTTTGCCCCTTCTGATTATGTGGGAAGGGATATTGCTCATTTATACCTGTTTCTAGCTTCACGTGGTAATCTTGTACTCAAAACCCCAGACCCAGGTACTGCCTCCTGCAAAGAAAAGTCTTCCCCGTTCTGAAAATCTGAGAGGTCTTTTATATATTCTCTCTTCCCCATTTCTGCAGAACCATGCTCCAAAACTGGGCAGTTTATGGCAAACTCTTTGTTTGCACCTAATGGTTCTTGGGGGTTTCATTCCAGAGGGGGTTCCAGATGGCTCAGCTGACAAACTGCCAGAGGTGGTGGAGCCTGCCCTGGCCTGCGCGGCACCCGAGGAAGAGGCTACTGCACCGGAGGCAGCCCCGAAAGGTTAGGGGATGGGGGCCTGCTGTGTAAGGGAGAGCCCAGCGCTGGGAGATGTCCTCGTGCGATCGGTGGGGAGGGGAGTAACTTGGGAGTACTGAGCCGTGGCCGTCCTGCTGCCAAGGCAAGACATCAAGGCTTGTTCTCTCTCCCTAGCCAGGGAATCTCCAGGCAAAGCAGGTTCATCCTGATTTTCAGAGCAGCACATCTCGGGACGGACAGCCAGCGGGTGAATGCAGCTCTCTCCCTACATGTCACTGCACCCAGCTGCCTTCATCGGCTGCTTGGGTGTCTCCCTCCTGAGATGCCAACTCTTAAACCGTCCCTATGGATCTCCTCTGGTTGTGTGTTGTGTGATCTGCCTCCTCCACAGCTGCACTCTCCAATGGGTGGCACAGGGATGGCAGTGCTGGGTGCTTCAGGCCCTGCTGGGTTGGTTTGGGGAGGCAGGGGCCTCACTGTAGTTAACTCTGACAAGCTTCAATCATAAATTCCTACCTTTTCTTCCTCCGAGTTTGGACTGGAAAATTAGTGGGTCAAGAGCattgtttcttttcacatcttttacAAAAACTTGAGcccttcagaaagaaatgctgaGTTAATCTCTGCttcagcctcctctgccacctcccGGGTTTTACACAGTGTTGCTGGGATTCCTCTGTCCCCACCAGGGTCTCAGCCTCTGCTCtggcttcagaaataaaaagcccACTTTGGGACTGATGGAGACATGTTTTCTTGCAGCACCATCCCCTGTTTCAGGACTTAGCCAGCCTCCCTGCACAATCTTCATGAAGGCAGTGGAATTCCTGATGAAAGTCAATGCCATCCAGGTCAGCTCAACGTGGAGTggaggagtgggaagggaggTTTGGTCTCCTTCCCTGGGTTATTATCAAAGAGCTGGTGGCAAACTCCAGCAAGCCCCCTTCTTGGGCCCAGAGAACAAGCTGTGGCTACCCCAGATGCCAAGCACAAGAGGGAGCAAAACCACCACTGCCCAGAAGTGCAAAACTGTGGCCAGGCAGAGTATTCAGACCAAAATGCTGGTTGGGGACACAGTCATCTCAGGCAGGCGAGGTTCTCGGGGTGCCTCAGCTCAGCACTGCTTGCTGCGGAGGGAACAGCCAAGTCAACAACGCTGCAGATGTGCTCTTCTCTGTACATTCGGAGCTGAGATGCATTATTGTGATGCTTCCGAGACGCCAGTACCCCTTTCTTGTTTCAGACGCTTGTGTA from Mycteria americana isolate JAX WOST 10 ecotype Jacksonville Zoo and Gardens chromosome 12, USCA_MyAme_1.0, whole genome shotgun sequence encodes the following:
- the CFAP70 gene encoding cilia- and flagella-associated protein 70 isoform X4, producing MEVPVGLSAGKDSSTLPAAAALPSESQPTPTKPVQITVLNAQDLKTMKSDVSVTLVRVEYNGAILGDSSKTDVLPNGTANYNFTTSFECSPDGPNSLHDIVQKPVLLTVIEALQREKKQKEKTVPLGQAVVDLLPLLQGQRSFKVSAPLYAVPTSPLESLQPEAKGGLEVTVCTQEPLLSATQLSDGNLLSVTLEAAYSVPETFAPTGPLQNYMACLQVPAAGEKEFPLLFKNGILKLAGEKEPLPRPKKWPLANIMAPGALSIPNSFIVGGPYEDEDGELNKREDREFRIQAESMKRIVWDTERRCYLDPAAVVTLQKRIAECRYWPVEVCRMSVASPSKGKTSKADKGDEDKQIFFHGVAYVNMVPLLCPGVKQVRGAFRVFTYEDSEVFEKTGSQHSVFRDLRSQLSLTKEGPWTPGISTPLSRAVPSKTQKEDREKISKDKDSNRRMSNAPKIQLSDATVEAENVPYLSLDGQQYVEAGTFLVMEIKLDKALVPKRLREELTARVKQMIPPRPPLPPRTAGAKKAVEDYHNHVTSIAVAILREYHELFGKWPPDRGAIDHQTLEEQKRQLNFELNSSGKYFAFKEQLKYAVVKIVREKYLKTTAFETQEQFQAFLSELYVYLVDQMHVALNQLLSEEAASPAPLSRTTEEQLWLFAHEAEVNKDYKLASLYHQQRVAQDQCNIQSWLDYGAFCLLLEETTKAQECFQQALSLDPHHIQSLLLCGVVAVVLQHYEEAEIFFEDACCLEPSSVVAWTLSGLFYELQNNNVQAEMAFREAKKLLQAQLAKERSIPEAAEGEGGKKHISAACVRSPSPGPEECLPEGVPDGSADKLPEVVEPALACAAPEEEATAPEAAPKAPSPVSGLSQPPCTIFMKAVEFLMKVNAIQFVHMALAHELLSLQGGPSCAYYLALAQTYLLKEDFSKCEECLCEAIRIDYMNPNVWAQKGHLCYLKRDFGEAKECYERTISFVEDAADMHFVYLRLGSIYLEEKEYGRAKRIYLLACKNSASCLTWLGVGIACYRLEEMVEAEDALSEANALNNTNAEVWGYLALVCLHGGRQLEAEQCYKYTVKLGLRDDALLREIRAAQQRLGFGNPAL
- the CFAP70 gene encoding cilia- and flagella-associated protein 70 isoform X2, which encodes MLAATAALSCRRFWERNRAVSCFFPHSFACRAMEVPVGLSAGKDSSTLPAAAALPSESQPTPTKPVQITKTMKSDVSVTLVRVEYNGAILGDSSKTDVLPNGTANYNFTTSFECSPDGPNSLHDIVQKPVLLTVIEALQREKKQKEKTVPLGQAVVDLLPLLQGQRSFKVSAPLYAVPTSPLESLQPEAKGGLEVTVCTQEPLLSATQLSDGNLLSVTLEAAYSVPETFAPTGPLQNYMACLQVPAAGEKEFPLLFKNGILKLAGEKEPLPRPKKWPLANIMAPGALSIPNSFIVGGPYEDEDGELNKREDREFRIQAESMKRIVWDTERRCYLDPAAVVTLQKRIAECRYWPVEVCRMSVASPSKGKTSKADKGDEDKQIFFHGVAYVNMVPLLCPGVKQVRGAFRVFTYEDSEVFEKTGSQHSVFRDLRSQLSLTKEGPWTPGISTPLSRAVPSKTQKEDREKISKDKDSNRRMSNAPKIQLSDATVEAENVPYLSLDGQQYVEAGTFLVMEIKLDKALVPKRLREELTARVKQMIPPRPPLPPRTAGAKKAVEDYHNHVTSIAVAILREYHELFGKWPPDRGAIDHQTLEEQKRQLNFELNSSGKYFAFKEQLKYAVVKIVREKYLKTTAFETQEQFQAFLSELYVYLVDQMHVALNQLLSEEAASPAPLSRTTEEQLWLFAHEAEVNKDYKLASLYHQQRVAQDQCNIQSWLDYGAFCLLLEETTKAQECFQQALSLDPHHIQSLLLCGVVAVVLQHYEEAEIFFEDACCLEPSSVVAWTLSGLFYELQNNNVQAEMAFREAKKLLQAQLAKERSIPEAAEGEGGKKHISAACVRSPSPGPEECLPEGVPDGSADKLPEVVEPALACAAPEEEATAPEAAPKAPSPVSGLSQPPCTIFMKAVEFLMKVNAIQFVHMALAHELLSLQGGPSCAYYLALAQTYLLKEDFSKCEECLCEAIRIDYMNPNVWAQKGHLCYLKRDFGEAKECYERTISFVEDAADMHFVYLRLGSIYLEEKEYGRAKRIYLLACKNSASCLTWLGVGIACYRLEEMVEAEDALSEANALNNTNAEVWGYLALVCLHGGRQLEAEQCYKYTVKLGLRDDALLREIRAAQQRLGFGNPAL